The Streptococcus mitis genome has a segment encoding these proteins:
- a CDS encoding V-type ATP synthase subunit A, which yields MTQGKIIKVSGPLVIASGMQEANIQDICRVGKLGLIGEIIEMRRDQASIQVYEETSGLGPGEPVVTTGEPLSVELGPGLISQMFDGIQRPLDRFKLATHNDFLVRGVEVPSLDRDIKWHFDSTIAIGQKVSTGDILGTVKETEVVNHKIMVPYGVSGEVVSISSGDFTIDEVVYEIKKLDGSFYKGTLMQKWPVRKARPVSKRLIPEEPLITGQRVIDTFFPVTKGGAAAVPGPFGAGKTVVQHQVAKFANVDIVIYVGCGERGNEMTDVLNEFPELIDPNTGQSIMQRTVLIANTSNMPVAAREASIYTGITMAEYFRDMGYSVAIMADSTSRWAEALREMSGRLEEMPGDEGYPAYLGSRISEYYERAGRSQVLGLPEREGTITAIGAVSPPGGDISEPVTQNTLRIVKVFWGLDAPLAQRRHFPAINWLTSYSLYKDSVGTYIDGKEKTDWNSKITRAMNYLQRESSLEEIVRLVGIDSLSDNERLTMEIAKQIREDYLQQNAFDSVDTFTSFAKQEAMLSNILTFADQANHALELGSYFTEIMEGTVAVRDRMARSKYVSEDRLDEIKIISNEITHQIHLILETGGL from the coding sequence TTGACTCAAGGGAAGATTATAAAAGTATCGGGACCTCTAGTTATTGCATCAGGTATGCAGGAGGCTAATATTCAAGATATTTGCCGTGTAGGTAAGCTAGGGTTAATCGGTGAAATTATTGAAATGAGAAGAGATCAGGCATCTATCCAAGTCTATGAAGAAACATCTGGTCTTGGTCCGGGAGAACCTGTTGTTACAACTGGAGAACCTCTCTCGGTTGAATTAGGGCCAGGATTGATTTCTCAAATGTTTGATGGCATACAACGCCCATTAGATCGATTTAAATTGGCTACTCATAATGATTTTCTAGTTCGTGGGGTAGAAGTTCCAAGTTTGGATAGAGATATTAAGTGGCATTTTGATTCCACTATAGCAATTGGTCAAAAAGTGAGTACGGGTGATATTCTTGGAACTGTCAAGGAAACCGAGGTAGTTAATCATAAAATTATGGTTCCTTATGGAGTATCTGGAGAAGTCGTTTCTATTTCATCTGGCGATTTTACAATTGATGAAGTTGTATATGAAATAAAAAAATTGGACGGTAGTTTCTATAAAGGAACGCTTATGCAAAAATGGCCTGTCCGCAAGGCGCGTCCTGTTTCTAAACGTTTAATTCCAGAAGAACCATTAATCACAGGTCAACGAGTTATTGATACATTCTTTCCAGTAACCAAAGGGGGAGCTGCAGCAGTTCCTGGACCGTTTGGAGCAGGAAAGACAGTTGTACAACACCAAGTAGCTAAATTTGCCAATGTTGATATTGTTATTTATGTTGGTTGTGGAGAACGTGGAAATGAAATGACGGATGTACTGAATGAGTTTCCTGAGTTGATTGACCCTAATACCGGACAATCAATTATGCAACGGACAGTTCTGATTGCTAATACTTCAAATATGCCTGTTGCTGCTCGTGAGGCTTCAATTTATACAGGAATTACCATGGCTGAGTATTTTCGTGATATGGGCTACTCTGTCGCCATTATGGCTGATTCAACTTCACGTTGGGCAGAAGCGCTACGTGAAATGTCAGGACGTCTAGAAGAAATGCCTGGTGATGAGGGTTATCCTGCTTATCTGGGAAGTCGTATCTCTGAATATTATGAAAGAGCAGGACGTTCTCAGGTTCTAGGGCTTCCAGAACGTGAAGGAACGATTACTGCTATTGGAGCTGTATCGCCACCTGGTGGAGATATTTCAGAACCAGTTACTCAAAACACTTTACGGATTGTGAAAGTTTTTTGGGGGCTTGATGCTCCGTTGGCACAGCGACGTCATTTTCCTGCAATTAACTGGCTTACATCTTATTCACTATATAAAGACAGTGTGGGCACTTATATAGATGGTAAAGAGAAGACAGATTGGAATAGTAAAATAACTCGTGCGATGAACTACTTACAACGGGAATCTAGTTTAGAGGAAATTGTTCGTCTTGTTGGGATTGATTCTCTGTCTGATAATGAACGACTAACGATGGAAATTGCTAAACAAATTCGAGAAGATTATTTGCAACAGAACGCTTTTGATTCGGTAGATACATTCACTTCGTTTGCAAAACAAGAAGCAATGCTAAGTAATATACTAACTTTTGCTGATCAGGCAAATCATGCTTTAGAGTTGGGTTCTTACTTTACAGAGATTATGGAAGGTACCGTGGCAGTTCGAGACCGTATGGCGAGAAGTAAATATGTTTCAGAAGATAGATTAGATGAAATCAAAATTATATCAAATGAGATTACACATCAAATTCATTTGATATTAGAAACAGGAGGTCTATAA
- a CDS encoding V-type ATP synthase subunit B, with translation MSVIKEYRTASEVVGPLMIVEQVNNVSYNELVEIQLHNGEIRRGQVLEIHEDKAMVQLFEGSSGINLEKSKIRFAGHALELAVSEDMVGRIFNGMGKPIDGGPDLIPEKYLDIDGQAINPVSRDYPDEFIQTGISSIDHLNTLVRGQKLPVFSGSGLPHNELAAQIARQATVLNSDENFAVVFAAMGITFEEAEFFMEELRKTGAIDRSVLFMNLANDPAIERIATPRIALTAAEYLAFEKDMHVLVIMTDMTNYCEALREVSAARREVPGRRGYPGYLYTNLSTLYERAGRLVGKKGSVTQIPILTMPEDDITHPIPDLTGYITEGQIILSHELYNQGYRPPINVLPSLSRLKDKGSGEGKTRGDHAPTMNQLFAAYAQGKKVEELAVVLGESALSDVDKLYVRFTKRFEEEYINQGFYKNRNIEDTLNLGWELLSILPRTELKRIKDDLLDKYLPLVEV, from the coding sequence ATGAGTGTTATAAAAGAATACAGAACTGCTAGTGAAGTTGTTGGGCCTCTTATGATTGTTGAACAAGTAAATAATGTATCTTACAATGAGTTAGTTGAAATTCAACTTCATAATGGAGAAATTCGTCGTGGACAAGTTTTAGAGATCCACGAAGATAAAGCAATGGTTCAACTTTTTGAAGGATCTAGTGGAATAAATTTAGAAAAGTCTAAAATTCGTTTTGCTGGTCATGCACTAGAATTGGCTGTATCTGAGGATATGGTTGGTCGTATTTTTAATGGGATGGGAAAACCAATTGATGGTGGACCAGATTTAATTCCAGAGAAATATTTAGATATTGATGGTCAAGCTATTAATCCTGTATCTAGAGATTATCCAGATGAATTTATTCAGACAGGAATCTCCTCTATTGATCATTTGAATACTCTTGTACGTGGTCAAAAATTACCAGTATTTTCAGGTTCGGGCTTACCTCATAATGAATTAGCAGCTCAGATAGCAAGACAAGCGACTGTTTTAAATTCTGATGAAAATTTTGCGGTTGTATTTGCGGCAATGGGTATTACTTTTGAAGAAGCTGAGTTTTTTATGGAAGAACTCAGAAAAACAGGAGCGATCGATCGTTCAGTCTTATTTATGAACTTGGCAAATGATCCTGCAATTGAGCGTATTGCAACTCCCCGCATTGCTTTAACTGCGGCAGAGTATCTAGCATTTGAAAAAGATATGCACGTTCTAGTTATCATGACGGATATGACTAACTATTGTGAAGCGTTACGTGAAGTCTCGGCAGCTCGCCGTGAAGTTCCAGGTAGACGAGGCTATCCGGGATATTTATATACAAATTTATCAACTCTATACGAAAGAGCTGGTCGCTTAGTTGGTAAAAAAGGTTCAGTGACACAGATTCCTATTTTAACAATGCCAGAAGATGACATAACACATCCAATTCCTGATTTAACTGGATACATTACTGAAGGGCAAATTATTTTGTCGCATGAGTTGTATAATCAAGGTTATCGTCCACCAATCAATGTTTTACCGTCTCTCTCTCGATTAAAAGATAAGGGATCTGGAGAAGGTAAAACTCGTGGAGATCATGCTCCAACTATGAATCAACTGTTTGCAGCCTATGCCCAAGGGAAAAAGGTTGAAGAGTTAGCAGTAGTATTAGGAGAATCAGCTTTATCTGATGTAGATAAATTGTATGTGAGGTTTACAAAGCGTTTTGAAGAAGAATACATTAACCAAGGATTTTATAAAAATCGAAATATAGAAGATACGTTGAATCTTGGGTGGGAATTACTATCAATTCTTCCTAGAACAGAGTTAAAACGTATCAAAGATGATTTGCTTGATAAATACTTACCTTTGGTAGAAGTTTAA
- a CDS encoding V-type ATP synthase subunit D → MVRLNVKPTRMELNNLKERLKTAERGHKLLKDKRDELMRRFISLIRENNQLRKEVESYLIDNLKSFAVAKSLKNSQMVEELFSIPSKEIELFVEKENIMSVTVPRMHMNITSQNENSEYSYLSSNSEMDDVFATMNSLIDKLLRLAEVEKTCQLMADEIEKTRRRVNGLEYSIIPNLSETIHYIELKLEEAERANLVRIMKVK, encoded by the coding sequence ATGGTACGTTTGAATGTAAAACCAACTCGTATGGAATTGAATAACTTAAAGGAACGTTTGAAAACAGCTGAACGTGGACATAAGTTATTAAAGGATAAAAGAGATGAATTGATGAGGCGATTTATTTCTTTGATTCGTGAGAATAATCAACTTCGGAAAGAAGTAGAAAGTTATCTAATTGATAATCTAAAATCCTTTGCAGTTGCTAAATCATTAAAGAATTCTCAAATGGTGGAGGAATTATTTTCAATTCCATCGAAAGAAATTGAATTATTTGTTGAGAAAGAAAATATCATGAGTGTAACAGTTCCTAGAATGCATATGAATATTACTTCTCAAAATGAGAACAGTGAATACAGCTATTTATCTTCTAATAGTGAAATGGATGATGTATTTGCTACAATGAATAGTTTAATTGATAAATTACTAAGACTGGCAGAAGTTGAAAAAACGTGTCAGTTAATGGCTGATGAAATAGAAAAAACACGTAGACGTGTAAATGGTTTAGAATACTCGATTATTCCAAACTTGTCGGAAACTATTCATTATATAGAATTGAAACTAGAGGAGGCAGAAAGAGCCAATTTAGTTCGTATTATGAAAGTGAAGTAG
- a CDS encoding VirD4-like conjugal transfer protein, CD1115 family: MYSGKKFLLFSLLGILLGYLFHRLTLLYDSYTGNTLDKWTHLLMEGQDEVLQSPWNISFTGKSSAFFLLGFVMMLLVYLYLETGKKQYREGVEYGSARFGTLKEKKLFYGKEFSHDTILAQDVRLTLLDKKLAQYDRNKNIAVIGGSGSGKTFRFVKPNLIQMNSSNIVVDPKDHLAEKTGKLFLEHGYQVKVLDLVNMKNSDGFNPFRYIETENDLNRMLTVYFNNTKGSGSRSDPFWDEASMTLVRALASYLVDFYNPPKTREQLIEESRLSQTEYQNLLKRQKKEVEERKKRGRYPSFAEISKLIKHLSKGENQEKSVLEILFENYAKKYGTENFTMRNWADFQNYKDKTLDSVVAVTTAKFALFNIQSVMDLTKRDTLDMKTWGKEKSMVYLVIPDNDSTFRFLSALFFSTVFQTLTRQADIDFKGQLPLHVRVYLDEFANIGEIPDFAEQTSTVRSRNMSLVPILQNIAQLQGLYKEKEAWKTILGNCDSLVYLGGNDEDTFKFMSGLLGKQTIDVRNTSRSFGQTGSGSLSHQKIARDLMTPDEVGNMKRHECLVRIANMPVFKSKKYNSTKHPNWKYLANQETDEWWWNYQINPLNQSQENHLEGLRIRDLTFESSLK, translated from the coding sequence ATGTACAGTGGAAAGAAATTCCTACTATTCTCACTGTTAGGTATCTTACTAGGCTATCTTTTTCATCGTTTGACGCTTTTGTATGATTCCTATACTGGAAATACACTAGATAAATGGACTCATCTTCTGATGGAAGGTCAAGATGAAGTTCTTCAGTCGCCATGGAATATTTCTTTTACTGGAAAATCAAGTGCTTTTTTTCTACTAGGTTTTGTGATGATGTTGCTGGTTTATCTTTATTTAGAGACTGGCAAAAAACAATACCGAGAAGGGGTAGAATACGGGAGCGCCCGTTTTGGAACTCTAAAAGAAAAGAAGCTCTTTTACGGTAAGGAATTTTCTCATGATACGATCTTAGCACAAGATGTTCGTCTGACATTATTAGATAAAAAATTAGCCCAATATGATAGAAATAAAAATATTGCGGTGATAGGAGGTTCAGGAAGTGGGAAGACATTTCGCTTTGTGAAACCCAATCTGATTCAGATGAATAGTTCTAATATTGTCGTGGATCCTAAAGATCACTTGGCCGAAAAAACAGGCAAACTCTTTTTAGAACATGGCTACCAAGTAAAGGTGCTAGATTTAGTCAATATGAAGAACTCAGATGGCTTCAATCCTTTTCGCTATATAGAGACAGAAAATGATTTGAATCGCATGCTGACGGTTTATTTCAATAACACCAAAGGCTCTGGCTCCCGTAGTGATCCATTTTGGGATGAAGCTTCTATGACTTTGGTACGAGCTTTAGCCTCTTACTTGGTCGATTTCTATAATCCACCCAAAACAAGAGAACAGCTCATTGAAGAGAGTCGTTTGAGTCAAACAGAATACCAAAACTTGTTGAAACGTCAAAAAAAAGAAGTGGAAGAGCGAAAAAAACGAGGGCGTTATCCAAGCTTTGCTGAAATCTCAAAACTCATTAAACACTTATCCAAGGGTGAAAACCAAGAAAAAAGTGTCTTAGAAATTCTATTTGAAAATTATGCTAAAAAGTATGGGACTGAAAATTTTACCATGCGAAATTGGGCAGATTTCCAAAATTATAAGGATAAGACTCTGGATTCTGTTGTTGCTGTAACCACTGCTAAATTTGCCCTCTTCAATATTCAAAGTGTTATGGATTTGACCAAAAGAGATACCCTTGATATGAAGACATGGGGCAAGGAAAAATCAATGGTTTACTTAGTTATCCCAGATAACGATAGTACCTTTCGCTTTCTTTCAGCCCTCTTTTTTTCAACCGTATTTCAAACCCTAACAAGACAAGCAGATATTGATTTTAAGGGTCAATTGCCTCTTCATGTGAGAGTTTATTTAGATGAGTTCGCAAATATCGGAGAAATTCCAGATTTTGCTGAACAAACCTCAACAGTCCGCTCTCGTAATATGAGTCTCGTTCCCATTCTTCAAAATATTGCCCAACTTCAAGGGCTCTATAAAGAAAAAGAAGCTTGGAAAACCATTCTTGGGAACTGTGATAGCTTAGTCTACTTAGGTGGGAATGATGAAGATACCTTTAAATTTATGAGTGGATTACTCGGTAAACAAACCATTGATGTTCGAAATACTAGTCGTTCCTTTGGCCAGACAGGTTCAGGATCCCTTTCTCATCAAAAGATTGCTCGTGATTTAATGACACCTGATGAAGTCGGAAATATGAAACGGCATGAATGCTTGGTTCGAATTGCCAATATGCCTGTCTTTAAAAGCAAAAAGTACAATTCCACTAAGCATCCAAACTGGAAATACCTAGCCAATCAAGAAACCGATGAATGGTGGTGGAACTATCAAATCAATCCTTTGAATCAAAGTCAAGAAAACCATCTTGAAGGCCTTAGAATTCGTGATTTAACTTTTGAATCTAGTTTAAAATAA
- a CDS encoding conjugal transfer protein TrbL yields the protein MNLSLVSPFVYLASEKISAENLFEGFNVDLQSTVDLIKSLSSYNPTVWTYMSSITKSVMQPLGVAILSVVLILEFSKMAKKIANSGGAMTFEALAPMLISYIMVAVVITNTTVIVEAIIGIASHAIEQVASIVAHGGAKYDTISGLKGSGFIGRMIVGFFALLIWLVRIVSAAMVNLLVSIRFIQLYLMIPFAPLTIPTFLSDEWKSIGIGYLKNIMVYAVQGVLIFLIVSLVPLFESAGKIAVSNGAGVLQSLAIMFGSLIQAILLIIALVGSQRTARSILGM from the coding sequence ATGAATCTTAGTTTAGTCTCACCCTTTGTTTACCTTGCATCTGAAAAAATATCAGCTGAAAATTTATTTGAAGGATTTAATGTAGATTTACAATCTACAGTAGATCTGATTAAATCTCTATCTAGCTACAATCCAACCGTTTGGACTTATATGTCTAGTATTACTAAAAGTGTCATGCAGCCTCTTGGAGTTGCGATTTTATCAGTTGTTCTCATCTTAGAATTTTCTAAGATGGCAAAGAAAATTGCTAACTCAGGAGGAGCGATGACCTTTGAAGCATTAGCCCCGATGTTGATTAGTTATATTATGGTCGCAGTTGTAATTACCAATACTACCGTTATTGTAGAAGCTATCATCGGGATTGCGAGTCACGCCATTGAACAAGTGGCCTCGATTGTGGCTCACGGTGGGGCGAAGTATGATACAATCTCTGGATTAAAAGGGTCAGGATTTATTGGCCGGATGATTGTGGGCTTTTTCGCACTCCTCATTTGGCTAGTTCGGATAGTAAGTGCAGCCATGGTCAATCTTTTGGTATCTATTCGATTTATTCAACTCTACCTTATGATTCCATTTGCCCCTCTTACGATTCCAACATTTTTAAGTGATGAGTGGAAGTCTATTGGTATTGGCTATTTAAAAAATATTATGGTCTATGCGGTACAAGGGGTTCTTATTTTTCTGATTGTTTCTCTTGTTCCTTTGTTTGAATCTGCTGGGAAAATAGCCGTTTCAAATGGTGCAGGAGTCCTGCAATCTCTTGCGATTATGTTTGGTAGTTTAATACAAGCTATCTTACTGATTATTGCCCTCGTTGGTTCTCAACGTACGGCTCGCTCAATATTAGGTATGTAA
- a CDS encoding PrgI family protein, with protein sequence MNTRVFKDITKYQHRAWLGFTTRQIIFVLPAFIVTIIVLGLNLFFWQFGDWFVYGFVFAFTIPLMLFGVYKPNDLYFEHYLKYRLHFELTVPLRTITGKKGPEHEKKIKYIKETKNFND encoded by the coding sequence ATGAATACACGTGTCTTTAAAGACATCACAAAATACCAACACAGGGCTTGGTTAGGTTTCACCACAAGACAAATCATCTTTGTTTTACCAGCCTTTATTGTCACAATTATTGTTTTGGGCTTGAATCTCTTTTTCTGGCAATTTGGAGATTGGTTTGTTTACGGTTTTGTGTTTGCTTTTACCATCCCCCTCATGCTTTTTGGAGTCTATAAACCCAATGATTTATATTTTGAACATTATTTGAAATACCGTCTTCATTTTGAACTAACGGTTCCCCTACGCACAATTACAGGAAAGAAAGGACCTGAACATGAAAAGAAAATCAAATACATTAAAGAAACAAAAAACTTCAATGACTAA
- a CDS encoding VirB4-like conjugal transfer ATPase, CD1110 family, whose translation MKRKSNTLKKQKTSMTNKKEKVKDKKEEVLPSTANTLSYQALYQNGLMQVKEDYFSQSYLLGDVNYQTVGLEDKGAIIEKYSDLINSLDDQTNFQLTIFNKRLNLEKFRQSVLYEEKEDGYDTYRKELNRMMNQNLDSGENNFSAVKLISFGRKDSNPKQAYRSLSQIGEYFKSGFSEIDARFESLAGEERVNLLADMLRGEHHLPFSYRDLTRSGQTTRHFIAPNLLDFKNKNYLQINDRLLQIVYVRDYGMELGDQFIRDLMQGDLELIVSLHAQSSTKADAMKKLRTKKTLMESQKIGEQQKLARTGIYLEKVGHVLESNIDEAEELLKTMTETGDKLFQTVFLIGVFGQDEEELKQALDTIQQVAGSNDLMIDKLPYMQEAAFNSLLPFGCDFLEGVSRSLLTSNIAVNSPWTSVDLQDRSGKYYGINQISSNIITIDRSLLNTPSGLILGTSGAGKGMATKHEIITTKIKESGENTEIIIVDPEAEYSVIGQAFGGEMIDIAPDSQTYLNVLDLSEENMDEDPVKVKSEFLLSFIGKLLDRKMDGREKSIIDRVTRLTYQSFKEPSLEEWVFVLSQQPEEEAQNLALDMELYVEGSLDIFSHKTNIQTGSNFLIYNVKKLGDELKQIALMVVFDQIWNRVVRNQKLGKKTWIYFDEMQLLLLDKYASDFFFKLWSRVRKYGASPTGITQNVETLLLDPNGRRIIANSEFMILLKQAKNDREELVQLLGLSKELEKYLINPEKGAGLIKAGSVVVPFKNKIPQGTQLFDIMSTDPDKMASN comes from the coding sequence ATGAAAAGAAAATCAAATACATTAAAGAAACAAAAAACTTCAATGACTAATAAAAAGGAAAAAGTTAAAGATAAAAAAGAGGAAGTGTTACCCTCAACGGCTAATACTCTTTCCTATCAAGCCCTGTATCAAAATGGTCTGATGCAGGTGAAAGAAGATTATTTCTCACAAAGCTATTTACTTGGTGATGTCAATTACCAGACCGTTGGTTTAGAAGATAAGGGCGCAATCATTGAGAAGTATTCTGATTTGATTAACTCCCTAGATGACCAAACCAACTTCCAATTGACCATCTTTAATAAAAGATTGAATTTAGAAAAGTTTAGACAAAGTGTTTTGTATGAGGAAAAAGAAGATGGATATGATACCTATCGTAAAGAATTGAATCGGATGATGAATCAGAATTTAGACAGTGGTGAAAATAATTTTTCAGCTGTGAAACTGATTAGCTTTGGTAGAAAGGATTCTAATCCCAAACAAGCCTATCGTTCCTTGTCCCAAATAGGAGAATATTTCAAGAGTGGTTTCTCAGAAATTGATGCACGATTTGAATCCTTGGCTGGAGAAGAGCGTGTCAACTTGTTGGCCGATATGCTTAGAGGAGAACACCATCTTCCTTTTTCTTACCGTGATTTAACGAGATCTGGTCAGACAACTCGTCACTTCATAGCACCTAATCTCTTAGATTTCAAAAACAAGAATTACCTACAAATCAATGACCGCTTATTGCAGATTGTCTATGTGAGAGACTACGGCATGGAATTAGGGGATCAGTTTATCCGAGACCTCATGCAAGGAGATTTGGAATTGATTGTGAGCCTTCATGCTCAAAGTTCGACCAAGGCAGATGCCATGAAGAAACTACGAACAAAGAAGACCTTAATGGAATCCCAAAAGATTGGGGAACAACAAAAACTTGCCCGTACAGGTATCTATTTAGAAAAAGTAGGCCATGTTTTAGAAAGCAATATAGATGAAGCTGAGGAACTCTTAAAAACCATGACCGAGACAGGAGATAAACTATTTCAAACAGTCTTCTTGATTGGTGTCTTTGGTCAGGATGAAGAAGAACTCAAACAAGCCCTAGACACTATTCAACAAGTGGCCGGCTCAAATGACCTAATGATTGATAAACTTCCATATATGCAAGAAGCAGCCTTTAATAGTTTGCTGCCATTTGGTTGTGATTTTTTAGAGGGAGTATCACGGAGTTTATTAACGTCCAATATAGCAGTGAACTCTCCATGGACTTCAGTAGACTTACAAGACCGTAGTGGGAAATATTACGGTATCAATCAAATCTCAAGCAATATTATTACCATTGACCGAAGTCTATTAAATACACCTTCTGGTCTGATTTTAGGAACATCTGGAGCTGGTAAAGGCATGGCAACCAAGCATGAGATTATCACGACAAAAATCAAAGAATCTGGTGAGAATACAGAAATTATCATCGTGGATCCAGAAGCAGAGTACAGTGTTATTGGACAGGCTTTTGGTGGAGAAATGATTGATATTGCGCCTGATTCCCAAACCTATCTCAATGTTCTTGACTTGTCTGAAGAAAATATGGATGAAGATCCTGTAAAGGTAAAATCAGAATTTCTTTTATCCTTTATCGGCAAGTTATTGGATAGAAAAATGGATGGAAGAGAAAAATCGATTATTGACCGAGTCACCAGACTGACCTATCAGTCATTTAAAGAGCCTTCTTTGGAAGAATGGGTCTTTGTCTTGAGCCAACAACCAGAAGAAGAAGCGCAGAATTTGGCACTTGATATGGAACTGTATGTCGAAGGTTCTCTTGATATTTTTTCTCATAAGACCAATATTCAGACAGGATCTAATTTCTTAATCTATAATGTTAAAAAGTTAGGAGATGAGCTGAAACAAATCGCTCTCATGGTAGTGTTTGATCAGATATGGAATCGTGTCGTTCGGAACCAAAAATTAGGGAAGAAGACCTGGATTTATTTTGATGAAATGCAGCTTCTCTTATTAGATAAATATGCCAGTGATTTCTTCTTTAAATTGTGGAGTCGTGTCAGAAAATATGGAGCTAGTCCGACTGGGATAACTCAAAACGTCGAAACCTTATTGTTAGATCCAAATGGTAGACGGATTATTGCAAATAGTGAATTTATGATTCTCCTCAAGCAAGCAAAAAATGATAGAGAAGAACTGGTTCAACTCTTAGGCTTGTCAAAAGAACTCGAAAAATACCTAATCAATCCAGAAAAAGGGGCAGGACTAATAAAAGCTGGTTCAGTTGTCGTTCCCTTTAAAAATAAGATTCCTCAAGGTACTCAATTGTTTGATATCATGAGTACGGATCCTGATAAAATGGCTTCTAACTAA